A DNA window from Bacteroides cellulosilyticus contains the following coding sequences:
- a CDS encoding phosphatase PAP2 family protein, translating into MIKRYFPPVRETMLVVVITVVFLLLTATCIGLRPEHFLMAGLFFVLFFAGKTTRRLAVALLPFIIFGVSYDWMRVYPNYQVNPIDVQGLYEAEKSLFGISVNGTTLIPCEYFAIHHWSIADFFAGVFYLCWVPVPIVFGLWLYLKGDRRMYLRFAMVFLLVNLIGFAGYYIHPAAPPWYAMNYGFEAMLDTPGNVAGLGRFDELMGCTIFNSIYGRNANVFAAVPSLHAAYMVVALAYAIMNRCKGWLIALFAFIMVGIWCTAVYSGHHYLIDVLLGIFCALLGIFAFEKGLMKWGVFKRFFERYSKYIE; encoded by the coding sequence ATGATAAAAAGATATTTTCCTCCGGTGAGAGAAACGATGTTGGTAGTGGTTATAACGGTGGTTTTCCTGTTGCTGACGGCTACTTGTATCGGGCTCCGTCCGGAGCATTTCCTGATGGCGGGTTTGTTTTTCGTTTTGTTTTTTGCAGGGAAGACAACCCGTAGACTGGCAGTAGCGTTACTGCCTTTTATTATTTTTGGCGTTTCCTACGATTGGATGCGGGTGTATCCCAATTATCAGGTGAATCCTATTGATGTGCAGGGTTTGTATGAAGCGGAGAAATCCCTTTTCGGTATATCTGTGAATGGGACGACACTTATTCCTTGCGAATACTTTGCCATACATCACTGGTCGATTGCTGACTTCTTTGCAGGCGTGTTCTATCTTTGTTGGGTGCCTGTGCCTATTGTTTTCGGTTTGTGGCTTTATCTGAAGGGAGACCGCCGGATGTATCTGCGCTTTGCAATGGTCTTTTTGCTTGTGAATCTGATTGGTTTTGCGGGATATTACATTCATCCTGCGGCACCACCTTGGTATGCCATGAATTATGGTTTTGAGGCTATGCTTGATACTCCCGGAAATGTAGCAGGGCTGGGGCGCTTCGATGAATTGATGGGATGCACTATTTTCAATTCAATCTATGGGCGTAATGCCAATGTATTTGCTGCCGTACCTTCATTGCATGCAGCGTATATGGTTGTGGCATTGGCTTATGCTATTATGAACCGCTGTAAAGGCTGGCTGATAGCATTGTTCGCGTTTATCATGGTGGGTATCTGGTGTACGGCCGTTTATTCGGGGCATCATTATCTGATTGATGTCTTATTGGGAATATTCTGTGCTCTCTTGGGTATCTTTGCCTTTGAAAAAGGATTGATGAAATGGGGAGTGTTCAAGCGCTTCTTCGAACGTTATAGTAAATATATTGAATAA
- a CDS encoding CDP-alcohol phosphatidyltransferase family protein, with the protein MNYRDWLQQVIYKIINPVVRGMIKIGITPNFITTTGLILNIVAAGIFIYAGLVTDSEEDLSLVGWTGGLILFAGLFDMMDGRVARLGNMSSTFGALYDSVLDRYSELFTLFGISYYLILQGYFLGSIITFLALIGSLMVSYVRARAEGLGLECKVGIMQRPERVVLTALGALFCGIFSDCTLFDPMLILIVPLAIIAVLANLTAFVRLAHCYKLLNK; encoded by the coding sequence ATGAATTACAGAGATTGGCTGCAACAGGTGATATACAAGATTATCAATCCCGTTGTGCGCGGCATGATTAAAATTGGCATTACGCCTAACTTTATTACTACTACCGGGTTGATACTTAACATTGTGGCTGCCGGTATATTTATTTATGCAGGGTTAGTGACAGATTCGGAAGAGGATCTTTCTTTGGTGGGATGGACAGGCGGACTGATACTCTTCGCCGGGTTGTTTGACATGATGGATGGCCGTGTGGCGCGTCTTGGCAATATGTCTTCCACCTTCGGGGCATTGTACGATTCGGTGCTCGACCGTTACAGTGAACTGTTTACCTTGTTCGGTATATCCTATTATCTCATCTTGCAGGGCTATTTCCTAGGTTCCATTATCACTTTTCTTGCTTTGATCGGTTCGCTGATGGTAAGTTACGTACGCGCACGTGCCGAAGGTCTGGGACTGGAATGTAAAGTAGGTATTATGCAGCGCCCTGAGCGGGTGGTGCTGACTGCTTTGGGAGCCTTGTTCTGTGGCATCTTCTCCGATTGCACACTCTTCGATCCGATGTTAATCTTGATAGTTCCTCTGGCAATTATTGCCGTATTGGCTAATCTGACAGCTTTTGTCCGTCTGGCACATTGCTATAAACTTTTGAATAAATGA
- a CDS encoding GtrA family protein — protein MVDGVEEQSRFAGWRREVWLFMKAQLSAQIATVIDFLITILLVKLFGIYYLYATFIGSVIGGIVNCVINYEWVFKAEDCKKIHVGLKYFIVWGGSILINTWGTFALTEWLAGMKWVNGLLGYYVYDVFILSKITVALLVAFFWNYYLQRVFVYRNHNLKRFLKQRLEKKIE, from the coding sequence ATGGTTGATGGAGTAGAAGAACAGAGTCGGTTTGCAGGTTGGCGCAGGGAAGTGTGGCTTTTTATGAAGGCGCAGCTTTCTGCACAGATAGCCACTGTAATCGATTTTCTGATAACTATTCTTTTGGTGAAATTATTTGGTATATACTATTTATATGCCACCTTTATAGGTTCCGTGATTGGCGGTATTGTCAATTGTGTAATCAACTATGAATGGGTATTTAAGGCGGAAGACTGCAAGAAGATACATGTGGGGCTGAAGTATTTCATAGTCTGGGGTGGGAGCATCCTGATCAATACATGGGGTACTTTTGCTTTGACGGAATGGCTGGCAGGAATGAAATGGGTGAACGGGTTGCTGGGATACTACGTCTATGATGTGTTTATCCTGTCTAAAATTACGGTTGCCCTGCTGGTTGCCTTTTTCTGGAACTACTATTTGCAACGGGTCTTCGTCTACCGGAACCACAACTTAAAAAGATTTCTGAAACAACGTTTGGAGAAAAAAATAGAATGA
- a CDS encoding phosphatidylglycerophosphatase A — MRKPSFFPVLIGTGFGSGFSPFAPGTAGALLATLIWFGLSLLISDTCLLWTTVALISLFTVAGIWATDRLEPYWGEDPSRVVVDEMVGVWITLLAAPAGHIWYGLAAFVLFRFFDILKPLGIRRMEKLPGGVGVMMDDVLAGVYGFIVLIVARWLME; from the coding sequence ATGAGGAAACCTTCCTTCTTCCCTGTCCTGATAGGCACGGGCTTCGGCTCAGGCTTTTCTCCCTTTGCTCCGGGCACGGCGGGCGCTTTACTCGCTACGCTAATCTGGTTCGGACTTTCTTTACTCATATCAGATACTTGTCTGTTGTGGACGACTGTCGCACTGATATCCCTGTTCACCGTAGCCGGTATTTGGGCTACCGACCGTCTGGAACCCTACTGGGGTGAAGATCCGTCGCGCGTGGTGGTGGATGAGATGGTAGGTGTGTGGATCACGCTCCTGGCAGCTCCGGCAGGTCATATCTGGTATGGACTGGCAGCATTTGTTTTGTTCCGCTTCTTTGATATTCTGAAGCCGCTGGGTATCCGGCGGATGGAAAAACTGCCGGGTGGAGTGGGAGTGATGATGGACGACGTATTGGCAGGAGTGTATGGTTTCATTGTTTTAATTGTGGCGAGATGGTTGATGGAGTAG
- a CDS encoding inositol-3-phosphate synthase, giving the protein MKENIKPATGRLGVLVVGVGGAVSTTMITGTLAARKGLAKPIGSITQMATIRMENNDEKLIKDVVPLADLNDIVFGGWDIFPDNAYEAAMYAEVLKEKDLNLVKEELQAIKPMPAAFDHNFAKRLNGTYIKQAATRWEMMEQLREDIRNFKAANNCERIAVLWAASTEIYVPLCKEHESLAALEEAMKANNTEVISPSMCYAYAAIAEGAPFIMGAPNLCVDTPAMWEFSKKMNVPISGKDFKSGQTLMKTVLAPMFKTRMLGVSGWFSTNILGNRDGEVLDQPENFKTKEVSKLSVIDNIFEPEKYPDLYGDVYHKVRINYYPPRKDNKEAWDNIDIFGWMGYPMEIKVNFLCRDSILAAPIALDLVIFSDLALRAGMSGIQTWLSFFCKSPMHDFEHEPIHDLFTQWRMVKETIRTMVGEKSPSYLD; this is encoded by the coding sequence ATGAAAGAAAACATTAAGCCGGCAACTGGTCGTTTGGGTGTACTGGTAGTCGGAGTGGGTGGCGCGGTCTCAACCACCATGATAACGGGTACATTAGCTGCTCGTAAGGGACTGGCAAAACCTATTGGGTCTATTACACAGATGGCCACAATACGCATGGAGAACAACGACGAAAAGCTGATTAAGGACGTAGTGCCTTTGGCAGATTTGAACGACATTGTTTTCGGCGGATGGGATATCTTCCCTGATAATGCATACGAAGCTGCGATGTATGCAGAAGTTCTGAAAGAAAAAGACTTAAATCTGGTAAAAGAGGAATTGCAAGCCATCAAACCGATGCCTGCTGCCTTTGACCACAACTTTGCAAAACGTCTGAATGGTACGTACATCAAACAGGCTGCCACCCGTTGGGAAATGATGGAGCAACTGCGTGAGGATATCCGTAACTTCAAGGCTGCCAACAACTGTGAGCGTATTGCTGTGCTGTGGGCTGCAAGTACTGAAATCTACGTTCCGTTGTGTAAAGAACACGAGTCGCTTGCTGCTTTGGAAGAAGCAATGAAGGCTAATAACACGGAAGTGATTTCTCCGAGTATGTGCTACGCTTATGCTGCAATTGCAGAAGGTGCTCCGTTCATCATGGGTGCTCCTAACCTGTGCGTAGATACTCCGGCAATGTGGGAATTCTCTAAGAAGATGAATGTGCCCATCTCCGGTAAGGACTTCAAGAGTGGACAGACACTGATGAAAACAGTGCTCGCTCCGATGTTCAAGACCCGTATGCTGGGTGTAAGCGGTTGGTTCTCTACCAACATCCTGGGTAACCGTGACGGCGAAGTGCTCGATCAACCCGAAAACTTCAAAACAAAAGAAGTCAGCAAATTGTCTGTTATCGATAACATCTTCGAACCGGAAAAATATCCCGACCTCTATGGTGATGTTTACCACAAGGTTCGTATCAACTACTATCCTCCCCGTAAAGATAATAAGGAAGCATGGGATAATATCGACATCTTCGGATGGATGGGTTACCCGATGGAAATCAAAGTAAACTTCCTGTGCCGTGACTCTATCCTTGCAGCTCCTATTGCACTCGACCTTGTTATTTTCAGTGACCTGGCATTGCGTGCAGGTATGTCTGGAATCCAGACTTGGTTGTCATTCTTCTGCAAGAGCCCGATGCACGACTTTGAGCATGAACCGATTCATGATCTGTTCACTCAATGGAGAATGGTGAAAGAAACAATCCGTACGATGGTGGGTGAAAAATCACCGAGCTATCTGGATTAA